GGCCAGCATGACAGCACCGATTGCAAGGATGACGAGTGAAATGAGCGCCGGTTTATCCCGCCGGCCCAGCCGCTTGTTGAACATCTGCATGTTCGAGCCTCCCATTCGAAATCGTTAATTTTTCTTCTCTTTCCGTCAAAACCCGGGTTATCTGGCCATGCTGCCCCGCATATTGTAGTAAGAGCGCTTGGGCGTCCGCCGGTTTCGACAAGCAGCAGGCGGCAGTACGCATCAAGCCGATCCGTCCATATGCGCGTACCCCCGATTAGCGGCTCGAGCCGAAAGCCGGGACACCTTACGCGCAACGTCAGGGAGGAATTGTGATGAATGTCGGTTTTATCGGAATCGGAAGCATGGGCAGCCTGCTAATCGAGGCCTTTATCGGCTCGGGCGCGCTCGAACCGTCGCAAATAACGGCCAGCAACCGTACATTTGCCAAAGCGGAGCGGCTCGCCTACCGGCATTTCGGCCTGCGTGCCGTCCCTACGAACCGCGAAGCGGCCGAAAAACGCGACATGATTTTCTTATGCATCAAGCCCCACGAATATAAAAACGTGATCGAGGATTTGCGCGGCGTGCTGGAGCCGCATCAGCTGGTGATCTCGATCACGAGCCCGGTGCTGCTCGACCAGCTCGAAGAGCTGCTGCCGTGCAAAATTGCCAAGGTCATCCCGAGCATCACGAACTATTTGTGCTGCGGCTCGACGCTGTGCATGTACGGCAGCCGGGTAACGGCCGCCGACCGGGCGCAGCTGAACGGTCTCCTGGCCGCGATCAGCGAACCGCTTGTTATCGACGAAAAACATACCCGGATCGTCTCCGACCTGTCCAGCTGCGGACCCGCTTTCATGGCCTTCGTGCTGCAGCGGTTCGTTGACGCCGCCGTCGAGGAAACCGGTATCGACCGCAGCGAAGCCCTGCTCATCGCCAGCACGATGCTGCTCGGCACCGGCCAGCTGCTTACCGAGGGCGGCATGACGCCTGAGGAGCTGCAGGCGCGCGTCGCCGTTCCCGGCGGCATTACCGCCAAAGCGCTGGCGCTGCTGGAACGGGAGCTGGACGGTGTCTTCAATGCCGTCATCAAGACGACCCATGCGAAATACCGCGACGATCTGGAGCATTTGGCCGTCGCCTTAAACAGCAAAGAGGTGAACGGCTCTTAACGCATGCTTTGCGTTAAGAAGCCCTCACCTCTTTGTCTATTTTTTGCCGCATGCAGCCGAAGCGGCGTCAGTTCGCGACAATATTGACGAGCTTGCCTTTGACGGCAATGACTTTGCGCACCGTTTTACCGGCGGTCGCTTCCTTGACCTTCTCCGACCGCTTCGCGGTCTCCTCCATCTCCGGGGCTTCCATGTCGGCCGGAATCGACAGGCGATCGACGATTTTACCGTTTACCTGCACCACGATTTCGATCTCCTGATCGACCGTCCACGCCTCTTCATAAGACGGCCACGGCTCGTAGGTCACCGATTCGCCATGGCCTAACTTCGCCCACAGCTCTTCGGCGATATGCGGCGCGAGCGGCGACAGCATTTGCACGAAATGCTCCATCGCCTTCCGCGGCAGCGTTTCCGCTTTGTACGCATCGTTGACGAAAATCATCAACTGGCTGATCGCAGTGTTAAACCGCAGATGCTCGTAGTCGTCGCCAACCTTCTTGATCGTCCGGTTCCATGTGCGCTTGAACGATTCGGCCGCTTCGCCGTCCGCAATGCGCGGGTTTAGCCCGCCGTCCTCGCCGACGAACAGCCGCCAAACGCGGGCGAGGAACCGGGACATGCCCTCCACGCCGTTCGTATTCCACGGCTTCGTCGCCTCAAGCGGCCCCATAAACATTTCATACATCCGCAGCGTGTCCGCCCCGAATTCGCCGACGATATCGTCCGGATTGATCACGTTGCCGCGCGATTTGGACATTTTCTCGTTGTTCGTGCCGAGAATCATGCCCTGGTTAACCAGCTTATGGAACGGCTCTTTCGTCGCGACGACGCCAAGGTCGTACAGCACCTTGTGCCAAAAACGCGCATACAGCAAATGGAGCACCGCATGCTCCGCGCCTCCGATGTACAGATCGACCGGCAGCCATTCCTTCTGCTTCTCCGGCGAGCAAAGCTCCTTGTCGTTATGCGGGTCGATAAAACGCAGGTAATACCAGCAGCTCCCCGCCCACTGCGGCATCGTGTTCGTCTCGCGGCGCGCCTTCATGCCGGTCTCCGGGTCCACCGTCTCGACCCATTCCTTCACGTTGGCCAGCGGCGATTCGCCCGTTCCCGACGGCTTGATCTGCTCGACGTCCGGCAGCCGAAGCGGCAGCTGGTCCTCCGGCACCGGCTTCATCGTGCCGTCCTCCAGATGCAGGATCGGGATCGGCTCGCCCCAATAGCGCTGGCGGCTGAACAGCCAGTCGCGCAGCCGGTACGTCACCTTCCCCTTGCCCCTGCCGCTCGCTTCCAGCTTTTCGATCATCCGTTTGATGGCAGCTTCGTTATGCAGCCCGTTCAGAAAATCCGAATTCACGTGCGGGCCGTCGCCGGCGAACGCTTCCTTCGACAGATCGCCGCCCTGCACGACCTCAACGATCGGCAGCTCGAACTGCTTGGCGAATTCCCAGTCGCGCTGGTCGTGCCCCGGCACCGCCATAATGGCGCCCGTGCCGTAGCCGGCCAGCACGTAATCGGCGATCCAAATCGGCACCTTCGCGCCGTTAACCGGATTGACCGCGTACGCGCCGGTAAAGACGCCGGTTTTGTCCTTCGCCAAATCCGTCCGCTCGAGATCGCTCTTGCGCGCCGCCGCTTCCCGGTACGCTTCAACCGCAGCTTTCTGCTCCGGCGAAGCGATTTTCTCCACCAGCTCGTGCTCCGGCGCAAGGACGCAGTACGTGGCGCCGAACAGCGTGTCCGGACGGGTCGTAAAGACGACGAGCGACTCGTCGTACCCGTCGACCGCAAACGTCACCTCCGCGCCCTTCGATTTGCCGATCCAGTTGCGCTGCATGTCCTTGATGCTCTCGGACCAGTCCAGCTCTTCGAGATCCTCCAGCAGCCGTTCGGCATATTCCGTAATTTTCAGCACCCATTGGCGCATCGGCTTGCGGATGACCGGATGGCCGCCTCGTTCGCTGAGGCCGTTGATCACTTCCTCGTTCGCAAGCACCGTCCCGAGCGCGGGGCACCAGTTCACGGGCACCTCGGCAACATAGGCCAGTCCCTTCTTATACAGCTGGATGAAAATCCACTGCGTCCATTTGTGATAATCGGGATCGGTCGTACTGAATTCCCGGTCCCAGTCGTATGAGAAGCCGAGCGATTTGATCTGGCGGCGAAAGTTGTTGATGTTCTTCACCGTAATGTCGCGCGGATGCTCGCCGGTATCGAGCGCGTGCTGCTCCGCCGGCAGTCCGAACGCGTCCCAGCCCATCGGATGCAGCACGTTATAGCCGCGCATCCGTTTGTAGCGGGATACGATGTCCGTTGCCGTATAGCCTTCCGGATGGCCGACGTGCAGCCCGGCCCCAGACGGATACGGGAACATGTCGAGCGCATAAAATTTCGGTTTGTCCGGGTCTTCTTTCGTTTGAAACGTCTTGTGCCGATCCCAATATTGCTGCCATTTCGGCTCCAGCTCCTGCGGACGGTAGCCAAATTCCTGACGATCCTGCGCCATCTTCTTGTCCTCCCTGATCTTGACGAAAATGCAAAAAACCTCCCGCCCCCAGCGTTAACGCTAGGGACGGGAGGACTCGTCTCCCGTGGTACCACCCTAGTTAGCGGCAGGCATGCTTTGCCGCCGCTCACTCGAAGCCCTTATCGCGGGCGAAACGGCGCGTTTCGCGGCGGCGGACGACGGTCTGCGGCCAGTTTGACGCGCGGCTCCAAGGCGAGTTCGTCTCCGCGCCGGACCGGCTTGCACCAACCGCCGGTTCTCTGATCCGGGCGCGTTAAAACTACTGCTCCTCTTCAAAGCCTGCATTAAAAAATGTTAGTTCGATTATAAAAAAGCGTTTGCGGCCTGTCAAGCGCGGACCGCCCGAATTATTTCACCGCGGCGAAAAAAATCCGTTCCGATTCGGCGTTCGGCGGCTCCAGCCGGAAGTCGGCATAGATTTCGATGTTCCCGAAGCCCGCTCTGGCCAGCGCGCCGCGGAGCCAAGCCGGTTCATACGCCCGCTGCACGTGCGTTTCCTCGATCCGGGCATACCGCGCGTCGCGCGACTCGCCCTCGCGGGCGAAAATCGTCAGTTTATGCTCGATTTCGGTCCGCTCCCGATCGAGCTCGCACGTCCATATATAAGCGATATCGCGTTCGTCCAGCACGAAGGGCTGTTCGCCGGCGTAGCGCGCGAGCGTCCGCGGAGCGTGAACGTCGAACAGAAAAACGCCTCCGCTCTTCAACTGTCCGTACGCGGCCCGGAACGCCGCCTCGACGTCGTCCTCCTCCGTCAAATAATTGACGCAGTCGCAGAACGAGATGACGGCGTCGACCGGCTGCGGAAGCTCCCAGTCGCGCATATCCTGCTGCAGCCAGCGGATAGAACCCTCCTGCGTGCGGAACGTATGCTGCGGCGAGGCGTCCCATTTGTTGCGTCCGATCGTCAGCATTTCCGCCGACAGATCGATGGCGTAAACGTGAAAGCCCGACCGCGCCAGCGGAATCGACAGGTTGCCCGTCCCGCAGCCCAAATCGGCGATCGTCTTCGGAACGCCATACCGTTCCCAGCAGGATCTGGCGAAACGCATCCATTCAGGGTAAGGCATATCCTCCATCAGACGGTCGTACACAGCCGCGAATTGCCGGTAAGCATGCATCGATGTCATCCTCCCATGATGTAAAATCGTTCACCGGTCATGACGGGCATTTGTCCCGCACTGCCGGCTTTTTTTAGTCCGTCCCCCCGGCCTCCGGGCCGTCCCCGTCGCGGTGCCCGTCCTTACCGGACGCTCCGGCCGCCTCTTCGGCCTGAACCAGCTCGGTCCAGCCGCCCAGCTGCTTCGCGCGGCCGTCGCGCATCAGCTTGCCGACCGCGCGCTTGAACGCCGATTTGCTGATGCCGAACTTCTGCTTAATGATATCGGCCGGCGTTTCGTCGGAATACGGCATTCTGCCGCCTGGCCGCTCTTCCAGAAAGGCCAGAATCCGGTCGGCATCCTCCACGCGGCCGACTTCCTTCGGAGGAACCATCGACAGGTTGACCCGCCCGTCCTCGCGCACGAACGTTACTCGCGCGCGGGCGCGCTCGCCCAGCCTTAACGGATGCGAACGCTCGCTTTCCGGAATGAGCCCCATGGCGCCGAAGCCGATCACGCCGCCGTCGATCAGGACAAAGGAACCGAGCTTCAGCGTTTTGGTCACCCAGCCCTCCACCCAAGTATGGCGCCAGGCTGACGGCACGCGAAAAGCCAGCTTCGCCAGCTGCTCCTCGCTTGCCGTTTTCGCCACCAGGCGGCCGGCTTTGTCGTGCGCGAGCGTCACGTACACTTCGTCGCCGCGCTGCGGCCGCAGCTCCTTCGCTTCCGGCTGCTCCGACATCGGCAGCAGCAGCTGGCGGCCGAGCCCCATCTCCAGAAATGCGCCGATGCGCGGGTGAAGATCGGCCACGGCCAGCCGGGCCACATCGCCGAGCGTAATCAGCGGCTTTTTCATCGTGGCGGCCGGACGGTCTTCCGAATCAAAGTACAGGAACACGTCGACTTCTGCGCCCGGCTTCGGTTTTTTGTCGATGATTTCCGTATAATGCATCAGCACTTCCGAGTCGCCGTCGGTCAGGAAAAAGCCGTAGGGCGGCACTTCGCGCGCCACCCTCAGCTTTTGTATCGTCCCCGCAATGAGGCTCATGCGAACTCCACGACCTTCGCGTCGGACCAAAGCCGCTCCAGGCTGTAATATTCGCGCTCGTCGCGGTGGAACACGTGAACGACGACATCACCGAGATCGACCAGCACCCACCTTGCCGAATCCATCCCTTCAACGCCGCGCACGCGCGCTCCGCTTTCTTCCGCCCGCTTGCGAATTTCCGTCGTGATCGCCTGCACCTGCGTATCGGAATTACCGTGGCAGATTACAAAATAATCCGCCACCAGCGATACGCCCGTCAGATTGAGCGCCACGATTTGATGCGCTTTTTTGTCCTCCGCCGCAGCCACCACGAGCTGCATCAGTTCGTCCGCTTTCACCGTCATTGCTCAGCCTCCCGCACCGTTAAAATCAAATCATTGCGCGCCGCCACCGTCAATGGATAAATCCTTTTGCCCTGCGCCAGCAAATATGAAATCGTCGAGTCGAACCCGGCGATCAGCGCCTTCTCCAAACTATGCTCGGCTAATTCCCGGATTTTATGCACCCCGGGAAAATCGCGTCCGGGCTCCATATAGTCGGCCAGGCAGACGATTTTGTCGAGCAGCGTCATGCGCTCCCGTCCCGACGTATGGTAGCGGATCGCGTCCAGCACCTGATGGTCGGACACGCCGTAATCCCGCTCCGCCACGAACGCGCCGACAGGCGCGTGCCACAGTTCCTTATCATAGTCCAGCAGATCGGCGGGCAGTCCCTGCCCGCGGATGATCGTTTCCATCCTCGCCGTCGGCCAATACTTCGCCACATCGTGCAAAATCGCCGCCCGGTCCGCCTTCTCCGGGTCCCCGCCGAAACGCTCGGCGAGCTTGACCGCCGTCTCCATGACGCCGAGCGTATGCGCCCACCGGCGCTCCGGCATTTCAGCGCGAACCGCTTCCATCATCGTGTTACGATTCATACAGACCGTTCCTTTTTATAAACGAATACACTTTCTCGGGCACGAGGAAACGAATCGACCGTCCTTCGGCGCAGCGCTTCCGTATATCCGTTGACGATATGCCGATTTGCGGCATTTGCGCGATGCGCAGCTTTCCGCTAATAAAAGCAGGCAGCCTGTCCTTGTCGATGGATTCTCCCGGCCGTTCGACCCCGATAAAATCGACGACGTCCGCCAGCTCCTCGATCCGGTGCCATTTCGGCAGATCATTGACACGGTCGGAGCCGATGATATAGCTGAACGTTCTGCCCGGGTACAGCTCTTGAAGCGACCGCACCGTATCGATCGAATAGCTCGTGCCGCCGCGCTCCAGCTCGATATCCATCGCCCGGAAATGCGGCTGAAAATCGATGGCGCGGTATACCATTTCGAGCCGGAATCCGCCGTCCGCCTCGGGCTCGCCAGCCTTAAGCGGCGGCTTGCAGGACGGGACGAACCATATCTCGTCCAGCCCGCATGTCTCGCGCGCCGTCTCGGCAGCAAGCAAATGGCCGAAATGAATCGGGTCGAACGTGCCGCCCATTATGCCGACTTTTAACACCGTAACCTTTTCCTCCCCGCAGCAGCACGTGCGGATACTCCGCCCGACAACCGCCGATATCGAGACGCGGCCGCCTATGGCAGCTCAATCGTCTTATGATCCTTCGATTCCTTGTAGAGCACGATCGTCTTGCCGATCACTTGGACGAGCTCGGCGCCCGCTTCCGCCGCGACCCATTCCCCGATCTCCTTCGGGTCGTCCAGGCAGTTGTTCAGCACCGAAACCTTCAGCAGCTCCCGCTTTTCGATCGCTTCCTGCACATGGCGGACGAGATGCTCGTTCGCGCCTCCTTTGCCCACCTGAAATACCGGTGTCAAATGGTGCGCGAGCGCCCGCAGATGTCGTTTTTGCTTCCCTGTCAGCATCGTATTGTTCGTTCCTTCGTCGTCAATTTTAACGTTCGCGTCCGAGCGCCTCCAGCACCGTCTCGCGCATTGCCGCCACCGGGGCGGGCACACCTGTCCAGTACTCGAATGCATATGCGCCCTGGTAAATAAACATGCCCAGCCCGCCGTGAATGCGGCAGCCCCGATCCTCCGCCGAGGACAGAAAACGGGTCGTCAGCGGATTGTATATCAAATCGCTCGCGACCGTGCCGGGCTTCAGCCACGACGGGTCGAACGGAACCTCGTCCACGTTCGGATGCATGCCCGCCGGCGTCGTATTGATCACGATGTCGGCTTCCGCGCAGGCGTCCCGCAGCCGGTCCCAGCCGATCGCGCGAAGGTCGGCGCTTCCTTTAAACGCTTCAGCCAGCGCCTGGGCGCGTTCCGGCGTCCGGTTCACGATCGTGATCCGCCCTGGCGATTCTTTGCACAGCGCGTAGAGGATCCCGCGCGTCGCCCCGCCGGCGCCGACGATCAGCACATGCTTGCCGGCGAGCTCCGGCTCCGCTTCTTCCTTGAGCGACCGGACATAGCCGATGCCGTCCGTGTTAAAGCCGATCAGCCTTCCGTCTTCGTTCACAATCGTATTGACGGCGCCGATCGCTTCCGCACTTTCGTCGATTTCGTCCAGAAACGGCATGATGTCCAGCTTGTGCGGAATCGTCACGTTGACGCCGCGGATGCCCATGGCCCTCACGCCGGCGGCAAAGTCGCCGAGCCGCTCCTTCATTATATGAAAGGCGATATACATTCCGTTCACGCCCGTTTCTTGAAAAGCCCGGTTCAGCATAACCGGCGATTTGGAATGGCGGACCGGATCGCCGATGACGCAGTACAGCGTCGTATGACTGTCGACCGCCCATGCGGTGCCGGCCTGTGCCGCCGCCCCGCCGCTCGTCGTCCCCATGAAACGTTCACTCTCCCAACATGCAGACCTTTAAGCCGTTTTTCGTTCCGAGCGTAAAGCTGCCGCCTGCCGCGGTTAAATCAGCGCATCCCGCAGCAGCACCCGGACGCCCTTCGGTGCAAAAACGTCGATCAGCGCGCCTTCGCCGCCGTTGACGTGCACCCAGCCGAGGCCAGAAATAAACACATCGTTGTCGCCGCCGCGCTTCACCGTCAGCCGGTGGCGCGTCCATTCCGGCATATCCGCCAGCTGCTCACGGCTCGGCGGGGCGAGCATTTCGCCGCGGTGCTCGGCGTACAGCTCGTCCGCCCGCTCCAGCTTCGTCCGATGAACGGAAAGCGCGTTCGAGATATACAGCGTAAACGACTGCCGCGCGCCTTCCACAAAATCGATCCGGGCCAGCGCACCGATGAACAGCGTCTGCCGGTCGTTCAGCTGATAGACGAGCTGTTTGACCGGCTTGTCCGGAAGCAGCGCCTGCAGCACGCCGCGCGGGACGATTTCCGTCATCCGGTGGGCATAGACAATGCCCGGCGTATCGATGATATCGTTACCGTCGTCCAGCGGGATGTGTACCGCATCCAGCGTCGTTCCCGGGTATCGGGACGTCGTCAGCTCGCGTCCAAGGTCGCTGTAATCGCGGATCAGCTTATTGATCAGCGTCGATTTCCCGACATTTGTCGCGCCGACGACATACACGTCGCGGCGGCCGCGGTGCCTGCCAAGCGCTTCGATCACGTGCTCGAAGCCGAAGCCCCGCTTGGCGCTGCACAGGACGATGTCGACGGTCCGCAGTCCCTGCGCCTTCGCCTGCTTCTGCACCCAGTTGCGAAGGCGGTTCAGGTTGATTCCTTTTGGCAGCAGATCGATTTTGTTCGCGACGAGCAGTACGGGATTGCTGCCGACAAACCGCTGCAGGCCGGAAATCAGACTGCCTTCGAAGTCGAAAATATCGACGATATGTACGACAAGGCTGTCCGTAGCGGCGATGCCGCCCAGCAGCCTGAGAAAGTCGTCCTGGTCGACGGCGACCGAGGACGCTTCGTTGTAGTTTTTGATGCGGAAGCACCGCTGGCAAATCGCCGGCTCCCGCTCCAGCGCCGCGGCCGGCACAAAGCCGGGCTTGTCCGTATCTGCGGTTTGCAGCCGGACGCCGCAGCCGGCGCAAGCTCCCTGCTCATGAATCGGTTTCGTCAAGAATGGCGTTCCTCCTCGGGCCAAAGCCCTTTTTTGCGCAGGCGGGAGAGCGCGACCCGCTCGATCATCCGGTTAAAGCGCGTCGTAAAGCCTTCATCGCCCGGCGCGATCGGATTGACGAGAATCGTGAACAGCCCCATCCGCCGTCCGCCGAGCACGTCGGTCATGAGCTGGTCGCCGATGACCGCCGTCTCTTCCGCCGGAAGCGCCAGCTCCTTCAGCGCCTTGAGGAACGCTTTACCTGCGGGCTTGCGAGCGGCATGCACGTAGCGGATATGGAGCGGCTCGGCAAACCTCGAGACGCGCGTCAGGTTGTTGTTCGATACGATCACGACGCGAAAGCCGTGGTCGCGCACGACGTCCAGCCATTTCACGAGCTGCGGCGTCGCGAGCGGCACTTTGGCGCCGACAAGCGTATTGTCGAGATCGGTAATGATGCCTCTCAGCCCTTTTTTCTGCAAAGCCTGCAAATCGATATCGTAAATGGTATTGACGCGCATATGCGGCAACATCCGTTCAAACATGCCTTTGTCTCCCCTGCGTTCACTATCACCGAAACTATACCACACAAAGGGCGTTTGTTCAAAGATGCCCCCTAAATCCCCCGGAGGGGGGACCCCAGGGCCCCGGCCCTCTGGACACCTCTTTTATTGCCCCCTAAATCCCCCGGAGGGGGACCCCGAGGGCCCCGGCCCTCTGGACATCTCCTTTTTTGTCCCCTAAGTCCCCCGGAGGGGGACCCAGAGGGCCCCGGCCCTCTGGACACCCGGATATTGGCGTTCCTTCTACTCGGCCGTCGTTGAAATGTCTGAGAGCTCCCCTCGCTTGTCGTCCGCATTCGCGGACACGCTTTACGTTTGACGTTCTTTCCTCGCTGTTTGCCTTGATGTCCCCGCTGGGGACTCTTGAGGGCTTTCTTCCTTTTACATTATTTTTTAACAGTTTGCCCGATATTTACGCGGATACGCTTAAAAAGCCCGGGGGCGCCTAAGGCGCCCGGCCGGGCTGAAACCGTGTTAACCGATCCGCTCCCGGATGGATTTGACGTGAGCTTCGAAGCGGATCGCTTCCTCCTCGGACAGCTTGTCGGGGCTGTAGAGCGCTTTTTCGAACGAGAGCAGCACGGCGCCGAATTCGTTCTGCAGCGACGTGAGACGAGCCGACCAGCGCAAAACCGATTCGCGCACCGTCTCGTGCTCCTCCCGGTCGAGGCCTTTGCGGCGGCAGTACCGCAGCAGCCGATTCGTTTCTTTAACGACCCGCTCATTCGGCGAGCCGGCGCTGTTCCGGCGCCATGTCCGCCAAACGGCGGCAATCGCTTTCCGGCGCAGGAAGACGACCGCCGCAATCAGCAGCATAACCGCTCCGGCGAACGACGCGATCAGGTCGTTGCGCGGAATCGCGGGTTCTTCGGCCGGATCGGCTGACGGCGTGCTGTCCGGAGCGCTTTGGATGTCGGGAATCGCAGCCGGTTCGTCCTCGGGCATCGCATACGGATAGGCGAAGCCCGCGGTCGCTTCGAACGGCACCCAGCCGTACCCGTCGAAGTACACCTCGACCCACGAGTGGGCGTCGGCGTTGCGCACCGTGTAGGTTCCCGCTCCGTCGGGATTGATGTTCGCGCCGGTAATGCCTTCCATTTGCATCTCTTCCGGATCGACCGGCATCGAGCCCGGCGCATAACCTTTTACCCAGCGTGCCGGAATGTCGGCGGCTCTCGTCAACACCGCCATCGCCGTCGAGAAGTAGTCGCAATATCCTTCTTTAATTTCGAACAGGAACGAATCGACGAAATCCCTGCTCCGTTTTTTGCTGAGATCGGGTTCGTTCGTATACTGAAAATTCGTCTGCAAATAGTTTTCGATCGCCAGCACCTTGTCGTAGGCCGTCGCCTTCCCTTTCGTCAGCTCGGCGGCCAAATTTCGGACGCGCTGGGGAAGCGATTCCGGGAGCTGCAGGTACATGGCGTTAACGGCCCCGTCATCGTTCCCGGCTTTGCGCAGCGCCGCTTCGTCCAGCACCGCCACGTCGGAGACGAGCGAGTACGATTTCGGGTACGCCGCTCCTCTCGGCAGGCGAAGCTCCCAGGAGTCCGGCAGCCAACGCATCGAATACGGCACGGTATCGCCGCCGTTTATGGACACGACGGACGAGATCGGACCGGCGCCGAACAGGACGGGAAAACGGTCCTTGCGCACCATTTCGACCGTCTGCTCCACCTTCTCCACATGATCGGAGGAAGCATTTCCGCTTGTCGGGAGCGATTGCTTAAGCGCGGTCATTTCGACCGATTCTTCCTCCCGCTCTCCAGAAGCTTCCTGCCAGCCTCTGCCGCTGTAAAACGCTTTGGTTTCCCCGCGCCAATAGCTGCGTTTCGTCGTCGTCACGGTCATGACCGGCGAATAATCGAAACGGAACCCTCCGCCGAGCGCACTGTCGTTGCGGCTGTAGCCCGACCGGGTATCGCCCTCGCTCCCGGATACGGCGGTTGTGTCCACCTTCGCTCCGATCAGCGACGGCACGGCCTCGCCTCTCGCTTCCTTCCAGGCGGTATACGGGTCCGTCAACAGCGGTTTAACGGAAGGGACGAACAAGCCCGCGCCCATGACGAGCGCGATAATGAACAGCACGGGCAGAAAGAGGCTTGCCGGGTAATCCGTCAACTGCCTCCAGCTGTCGGGATGCCGCTGCCGGAAGCTCGTAAAATGGCTGGCGACAAGCCAAGCCAGCCCGATGCCGACCGTCCAGGCGATTTCCTGCCACAGGTAAATCGGCGTAAACAGCGAATCGTCGACGGCCAGCGTCACGAGCGACGCTCCGACGACCGTCATGATCAGCGACCTGCGCTTGCGGCAGATGACGATCGCATGGAACAGCACGAGCACCGTCAGGCCGATCCAGATAAACGGGGACAGCTGACCCGCATTCGCTCCGGCCCAGACCAGCCAGTCGGCCGCCCTCTTCTTCTCGCCTATAAAAGGAATCCATTTATAGCCGGAATACGCGATATTCAGCGCAATCAGCGCGCACAGCTGAATCACGAGGCGCCAGGCCGTCCGCGGAACAAACAGCGAGGTCAGCACCGCCGCAAGCAGCGTGCCGTGCACAATGGCGAACGTTTCGTCCCACCACCAGTCCTGCAGGCAGCGGATCCATTCGAAGACAAGCAAAGCCGCAAAAACGACCGACATTTTAAAATAAGTACCGGTTTTCGCCCATTTCACGACCGTTTGAACAAACGTATTTCTCACCGGGCACTTCCTCCTTCAAGCGTATCCGGCAGCTCCCGCAGCGATTCGATCGCATGAACGGAAAAGCCCCCTTTCGCCAGCAGGCGCAGCCATTCGGAAGCGCCGCGCTCCATGCCGCCCCCCGCGCTGTAGGCCGTAATGCCTTTCAAATATATGAGGACCGGAACGGCGCCTCTTCGTCCGAGCCATTCCATGGCTTTTACCGTTTCCTCGCCCTTCTCCGGGGTGACCAGCACGACGATGGAGCCGGGAGGGACGAGCGACTCGCCCTGCCGGAGCGCCCTGTAAAGCGGCGCGCTGCCGTCCGCCTGCACGCGGACAAGATGGTTCATGACGAGCTGCCGCTGGGCGGA
This genomic window from Paenibacillus humicola contains:
- the yhbY gene encoding ribosome assembly RNA-binding protein YhbY; the protein is MLTGKQKRHLRALAHHLTPVFQVGKGGANEHLVRHVQEAIEKRELLKVSVLNNCLDDPKEIGEWVAAEAGAELVQVIGKTIVLYKESKDHKTIELP
- the aroE gene encoding shikimate dehydrogenase, with product MGTTSGGAAAQAGTAWAVDSHTTLYCVIGDPVRHSKSPVMLNRAFQETGVNGMYIAFHIMKERLGDFAAGVRAMGIRGVNVTIPHKLDIMPFLDEIDESAEAIGAVNTIVNEDGRLIGFNTDGIGYVRSLKEEAEPELAGKHVLIVGAGGATRGILYALCKESPGRITIVNRTPERAQALAEAFKGSADLRAIGWDRLRDACAEADIVINTTPAGMHPNVDEVPFDPSWLKPGTVASDLIYNPLTTRFLSSAEDRGCRIHGGLGMFIYQGAYAFEYWTGVPAPVAAMRETVLEALGRER
- the yqeH gene encoding ribosome biogenesis GTPase YqeH — encoded protein: MTKPIHEQGACAGCGVRLQTADTDKPGFVPAAALEREPAICQRCFRIKNYNEASSVAVDQDDFLRLLGGIAATDSLVVHIVDIFDFEGSLISGLQRFVGSNPVLLVANKIDLLPKGINLNRLRNWVQKQAKAQGLRTVDIVLCSAKRGFGFEHVIEALGRHRGRRDVYVVGATNVGKSTLINKLIRDYSDLGRELTTSRYPGTTLDAVHIPLDDGNDIIDTPGIVYAHRMTEIVPRGVLQALLPDKPVKQLVYQLNDRQTLFIGALARIDFVEGARQSFTLYISNALSVHRTKLERADELYAEHRGEMLAPPSREQLADMPEWTRHRLTVKRGGDNDVFISGLGWVHVNGGEGALIDVFAPKGVRVLLRDALI
- a CDS encoding YqeG family HAD IIIA-type phosphatase; amino-acid sequence: MWYSFGDSERRGDKGMFERMLPHMRVNTIYDIDLQALQKKGLRGIITDLDNTLVGAKVPLATPQLVKWLDVVRDHGFRVVIVSNNNLTRVSRFAEPLHIRYVHAARKPAGKAFLKALKELALPAEETAVIGDQLMTDVLGGRRMGLFTILVNPIAPGDEGFTTRFNRMIERVALSRLRKKGLWPEEERHS
- a CDS encoding transglutaminase TgpA family protein, whose amino-acid sequence is MRNTFVQTVVKWAKTGTYFKMSVVFAALLVFEWIRCLQDWWWDETFAIVHGTLLAAVLTSLFVPRTAWRLVIQLCALIALNIAYSGYKWIPFIGEKKRAADWLVWAGANAGQLSPFIWIGLTVLVLFHAIVICRKRRSLIMTVVGASLVTLAVDDSLFTPIYLWQEIAWTVGIGLAWLVASHFTSFRQRHPDSWRQLTDYPASLFLPVLFIIALVMGAGLFVPSVKPLLTDPYTAWKEARGEAVPSLIGAKVDTTAVSGSEGDTRSGYSRNDSALGGGFRFDYSPVMTVTTTKRSYWRGETKAFYSGRGWQEASGEREEESVEMTALKQSLPTSGNASSDHVEKVEQTVEMVRKDRFPVLFGAGPISSVVSINGGDTVPYSMRWLPDSWELRLPRGAAYPKSYSLVSDVAVLDEAALRKAGNDDGAVNAMYLQLPESLPQRVRNLAAELTKGKATAYDKVLAIENYLQTNFQYTNEPDLSKKRSRDFVDSFLFEIKEGYCDYFSTAMAVLTRAADIPARWVKGYAPGSMPVDPEEMQMEGITGANINPDGAGTYTVRNADAHSWVEVYFDGYGWVPFEATAGFAYPYAMPEDEPAAIPDIQSAPDSTPSADPAEEPAIPRNDLIASFAGAVMLLIAAVVFLRRKAIAAVWRTWRRNSAGSPNERVVKETNRLLRYCRRKGLDREEHETVRESVLRWSARLTSLQNEFGAVLLSFEKALYSPDKLSEEEAIRFEAHVKSIRERIG